One region of Vitis vinifera cultivar Pinot Noir 40024 chromosome 1, ASM3070453v1 genomic DNA includes:
- the LOC100247487 gene encoding serine carboxypeptidase-like 35 — protein sequence MVSMASSLCNWLIFCLVLQAMTAAASVAGAEELQQEKDRVKDLPGQPAVEFRHYAGYVKLRPQDEKALFYWFFEAQGGVLEKPLVLWLNGGPGCSSIAYGAAQELGPFLVRSNGTKLILNDFSWNKVANILFLEAPVGVGFSYTNKSSDLLKLGDRITAEDSHAFLVQWFKRFPSLKTHDFYITGESYAGHYVPQLAELIYERNKRSSKDFYINLKGFMIGNAVINDETDDMGLIEFAWSHAIISDQIYHGIMKNCDFKSGNLTNLCIKYVEGFFEAYLDIDVYSIYTPVCLSSSKETYRKLVTAPRLFAQHDLWHQLPSGYDPCTEDYAEKYFNREDVQKALHANVTKLPYPYTTCSKVIRRWNDSPDTVLPTIQKLLKAGLRIWVYSGDTDGRVPVTSTRYSINKMGLRIQQKWRAWFDRKQVAGWVVTYEGGLTLATVRGAGHQVPILAPSQSLALFSHFLSDATLPSSRA from the exons ATGGTTTCAATGGCGTCTTCTCTCTGCAACTGGCTGATCTTCTGTCTGGTTCTACAGGCGATGACGGCGGCTGCCTCGGTGGCCGGAGCGGAGGAATTACAGCAAGAGAAAGACAGAGTTAAGGATTTGCCGGGACAGCCGGCGGTGGAGTTCCGGCACTACGCAGGGTACGTGAAACTCCGGCCACAAGACGAGAAAGCACTCTTCTACTGGTTCTTTGAAGCCCAAGGCGGTGTTCTTGAAAAGCCTCTTGTGCTTTGGCTCAATGGAG GACCTGGATGCTCATCCATAGCTTATGGAGCTGCACAAGAACTCGGTCCGTTTCTTGTTAGGAGCAACGGAACTAAGCTTATCCTTAATGATTTTTCCTGGAACAAAG TTGCAAACATTCTGTTCCTGGAGGCACCTGTGGGAGTAGGGTTTTCATACACGAACAAATCATCGGATTTACTTAAGCTTGGTGATCGAATCACAGCTGAAGATTCTCATGCATTCTTAGTCCAATGGTTCAAGAGGTTCCCCAGCCTCAAAACCCATGATTTCTACATCACTGGAGAGAGCTATGCTG GTCACTATGTTCCTCAGCTTGCTGAGCTCATTTATGAAAGGAACAAAAGAAGCAGCAAAGACTTTTACATTAATCTCAAGGGTTTCATG ATTGGGAATGCAGTAATCAATGATGAAACGGACGATATGGGCCTCATTGAGTTCGCATGGAGTCATGCAATCATATCAGACCAAATCTACCATGGCATAATGAAGAATTGCGACTTCAAAAGTGGCAACCTTACAAACCTCTGCATTAAATATGTCGAGGGCTTCTTCGAGGCTTATCTCGATATCGACGTGTATAGCATTTACACACCTGTGTGCCTCAGTTCTTCCAAAGAAACCTACCGAAAACTTGTCACTGCACCAAGACTCTTCGCACAACAC GACCTCTGGCATCAGCTACCATCGGGATACGATCCATGTACAGAAGATTATGCTGAGAAATATTTCAACAGGGAGGATGTTCAGAAGGCCCTTCATGCCAATGTCACCAAACTCCCCTATCCATACACCACATGCAG TAAAGTTATTAGGAGGTGGAATGATTCGCCAGACACCGTGCTGCCCACCATTCAGAAGCTCTTAAAGGCTGGTCTGCGCATTTGGGTCTACAG TGGGGACACAGATGGGAGGGTGCCAGTGACATCAACAAGGTACAGCATAAACAAGATGGGGTTAAGGATTCAGCAAAAGTGGAGGGCATGGTTCGACAGGAAACAAGTGGCCGGTTGGGTGGTGACTTATGAGGGTGGCCTTACACTAGCAACCGTAAGAGGTGCAGGTCACCAGGTCCCCATCCTTGCACCTTCTCAGTCCCTTGCTCTCTTCTCTCATTTCCTCTCGGATGCCACCTTGCCGTCTTCCAGAGCCTAG
- the LOC100242416 gene encoding uncharacterized protein LOC100242416, which yields MLVLLRKFLKNSQVVVGIFIRINQISFKNNAGCIANLAPSSNSLRWESWLSSPISAAGSVATHTGTIGIIHPPPDIRNIVDKTARFVAKNGPEFEKRIMAKFIVKDLKYADSHEWVKIDGNSAIVGITDHAQDH from the exons ATGTTAGTACTCTTGAgaaaatttctgaaaaatagtCAAGTAGTTGTAGGGATTTTTATTCGGATTAATCAGATCAGTTTCAA gaatAATGCTGGGTGCATTGCCAATCTTGCCCCTTCCAGCAACTCCCTCAGATGGGAATCTTGGCTCTCTTCCCCTATCTCAGCTGCAGGTTCAGTTGCAACCCACACAGGGACCATTGGAATCATACATCCTCCTCCAGACATTAGAAACATTGTTGACAAGACTGCACGGTTTGTTGCAAAAAATGGTCCTGAATTTGAGAAAAGAATCATGGCAAAGTtca TTGTGAAGGATCTGAAGTATGCTGACTCTCATGAGTGGGTGAAAATTGATGGGAATTCTGCTATTGTGGGCATAACCGACCATGCTCAAGATCATTAA
- the LOC132252535 gene encoding serine carboxypeptidase-like 35 — protein sequence MVSMASSLCNLLIFCLVLQAMAAAAAASVAGAEELQQEKDRVKDLPGQPAVEFRHYAGYVKLRPQDEKALFYWFFEAQGGVLEKPLVLWLNGGPGCSSIAYGAAQELGPFLVRSNGTQLILNDFSWNKVANILFLEAPVGVGFSYTNKSTDLLKLGDRITAEDSHAFLVQWFKRFPSFKSHDFYITGESYAGHYVPQLAELIYERNRKSTKDSYINLKGFMIGNAVINDETDDMGLIEFAWSHAIISDQLYHGIIKECDFIRDNPTNLCSNHIKGLLEAYSDIDMYSIYTPVCLSSSKETYRKFVTAPRLFTQHDLWHQLPSGYDPCTEDYAEKYFNREDVQKALHANVTKLPYPYTPCSNVIRKWNDSAETMLPTIQKLLKAGLRIWVYCGDTDGRVPVTSTRYSINKMGLRIQKGWRAWFHRKQVAGWVVTYEGGLTLATVRGAGHQVPILAPAQSLALFSHFLSAANLPSSRA from the exons ATGGTTTCAATGGCGTCTTCTCTCTGCAACTTGCTGATCTTCTGCCTGGTTCTACAGGCGAtggcggcggcggcggcggccTCGGTGGCCGGAGCGGAGGAATTACAGCAAGAGAAAGACAGAGTTAAGGATTTGCCGGGACAGCCGGCGGTGGAGTTCCGGCACTACGCAGGGTACGTGAAACTCCGGCCACAAGACGAGAAGGCACTCTTCTACTGGTTCTTTGAAGCCCAAGGCGGTGTTCTTGAAAAGCCTCTTGTGCTTTGGCTCAATGGAG GACCTGGATGCTCATCCATAGCTTATGGAGCTGCACAAGAACTCGGTCCGTTTCTTGTTAGGAGCAATGGAACTCAGCTTATTCTTAATGATTTTTCCTGGAACAAAG TTGCAAACATTCTGTTCCTGGAGGCACCTGTGGGAGTAGGGTTTTCATATACGAACAAATCGACGGATTTGCTTAAGCTTGGTGATCGAATCACAGCTGAGGATTCTCATGCATTCTTAGTCCAATGGTTCAAGAGGTTCCCTAGCTTCAAATCCCATGATTTCTACATCACTGGAGAGAGCTATGCTG GCCACTATGTTCCTCAGCTTGCTGAGCTCATTTATGAAAGGAACAGAAAAAGCACCAAAGACTCTTACATTAATCTCAAGGGTTTCATG ATTGGGAATGCAGTAATCAATGATGAAACAGACGATATGGGCCTCATTGAGTTCGCATGGAGTCATGCAATCATATCAGACCAACTCTACCATGGCATAATCAAGGAATGCGACTTCATAAGGGACAACCCTACAAACCTCTGCAGTAACCATATCAAGGGCCTCTTAGAGGCTTATTCCGATATCGACATGTATAGCATTTACACACCTGTATGCCTCAGTTCTTCCAAAGAAACCTACCGAAAATTTGTCACTGCACCAAGACTCTTCACACAACAT GACCTCTGGCATCAGCTACCATCGGGATACGATCCATGTACAGAAGATTATGCTGAGAAATATTTCAACAGGGAGGATGTTCAGAAGGCCCTTCATGCCAATGTCACCAAACTCCCCTATCCATACACCCCATGCAG TAATGTTATTAGGAAGTGGAATGATTCGGCAGAGACCATGCTGCCCACAATTCAGAAGCTCTTAAAGGCTGGTCTGCGCATTTGGGTCTACTG TGGGGACACAGATGGGAGGGTGCCAGTGACATCAACAAGGTACAGCATAAACAAGATGGGGTTAAGGATTCAGAAAGGGTGGAGGGCATGGTTCCACAGGAAACAAGTGGCCGGTTGGGTGGTGACTTATGAGGGTGGCCTTACACTAGCAACCGTAAGAGGTGCAGGTCACCAGGTCCCCATCCTTGCACCTGCTCAGTCCCTTGCTCTCTTCTCTCATTTCCTCTCGGCTGCCAACTTGCCGTCTTCCAGAGCCTAG
- the LOC100242352 gene encoding probable splicing factor 3A subunit 1 has translation MLGAFPILPLPAPPSDGNLGPLPLSQLQDQTTDENVETEEKNKVNSAPASVATHTRTIGIIHPPPDIRNIVDKTAQFVAKNGPEFEKRIIANNAGNAKFNFLNGSDPYHAYYQHRLSEFRSQNQSSAQQPPSQPADSSAPESAPSAPHADNSETVVKPDPSAQFKPVRKVLEPPETEQYTVRLPEGITGEELDIIKLTAQFVARNGKSFLTGLTSREINNPQFHFLKPTHSMFMFFTALADAYSKVLMPPKGLTEKLRKSVTDMTTVLERCLHRLEWERSQEQARQKAEDEIEQERMQMAMIDWHDFVVVETIDFADDEDEDLPPPMTLDEVIRRSKISAAEEEEFIEPGKEVEMEMDEEEVQLVEEGMRAASLEENDDERKEAKTTEEQEPPMRIVKNWKRPEDRIPAERDPTKFGVSPITGELIPINEMSEHMRISLIDPKYKEQKERMFAKIRETTLAQDDEISRNIVGLARTRPDIFGTTEEEVSNAVKAEIEKKKEDQPKQVIWDGHTGSIGRTANQAMTQNLNGEDLNDAANNDARTLPGPAAPPPPRPGVPSVRPLPPPPGLALNLPRVPPNTVQYSAPTNSGLLAPPPPRPPIVSMIPSIRPAPPPMSLTSGQQPLMLNRPPLPMPPSISVNAPNIPVPPPPGSQFMPMPVPRSFVPLPVPPPAMHMIQPPPLPQGVPPPPPPEEAPPPLPEEPEPKRQRLDDSLLIPEDQFLAQHPGPVRITVSVPNVDEGNLKGQLLEITVQSLSETVGSLKEKIAGEVQLPANKQKLSGKAGFLKDNLSLAYYNVAAGEPLALSLRERGGRKR, from the exons ATGCTGGGTGCATTTCCGATCTTGCCCCTTCCGGCACCTCCCTCAGATGGGAATCTTGGCCCTCTTCCCCTATCTCAGCTGCAGGATCAGACAACGGATGAGAATGTGGAAACCGAGGAGAAGAACAAAGTCAACTCAGCTCCAGCATCAGTTGCAACCCACACTAGGACCATTGGAATTATACATCCACCTCCAGACATTAGAAACATTGTTGACAAGACTGCACAGTTTGTTGCAAAAAATGGTCCTGAATTTGAGAAAAGAATCATTGCAAATAATGCTGGCAATGCGAAGTTCAATTTCTTGAATGGTTCGGATCCCTACCATGCATACTACCAACACCGCTTGTCTGAATTTCGTTCTCAGAATCAATCTTCTGCACAGCAGCCTCCTTCACAACCTGCAGATTCTTCTGCTCCTGAATCTGCCCCATCTGCTCCACATGCTGACAATAGTGAGACAGTGGTGAAGCCTGATCCCTCGGCCCAGTTTAAACCAGTCCGCAAGGTTCTTGAGCCCCCGGAGACTGAGCAATACACTGTTCGTCTTCCAGAAGGGATTACAGGGGAAGAGTTGGATATTATCAAGCTCACAGCTCAATTTGTGGCTCGAAATGGGAAGTCTTTCTTGACAGGACTGACCAGCAGGGAGATAAACAACCCACAGTTCCATTTTTTGAAGCCAACCCACAGTATGTTCATGTTTTTTACTGCACTGGCAGATGCGTATTCCAAAGTCTTGATGCCTCCAAAAGGGTTGACCGAGAAGTTGAGGAAGAGTGTTACTGATATGACTACTGTGCTTGAGCGGTGCTTGCATAGGCTGGAGTGGGAACGCTCACAGGAGCAGGCAAGGCAGAAAGCTGAGGATGAGATTGAGCAAGAACGGATGCAGATGGCTATGATTGATTGGCATGATTTTGTTGTGGTTGAGACAATAGATTTTGCagatgatgaagatgaggaCTTACCCCCTCCAATGACTCTAGATGAGGTTATAAGGAGGAGCAAGATATCAGcggcagaagaagaagaattcatTGAGCCTGGAAAGGAGGTAGAAATGGAAATGGATGAAGAAGAGGTACAGCTAGTTGAAGAAGGCATGAGGGCAGCTAGTCTTGAAGAGAATGATGATGAAAGAAAGGAGGCAAAAACAACTGAGGAACAGGAACCACCAATGAGAATTGTTAAGAATTGGAAGAGGCCAGAGGATAGGATTCCTGCAGAAAGAGACCCAACAAAGTTTGGTGTCTCACCAATCACTGGTGAGCTAATTCCAATTAATGAGATGTCAGAACACATGAGGATTTCTCTCATTGATCCCAAGTACAaggaacaaaaagaaagaatgtTTGCTAAGATTCGAGAAACAACTCTTGCACAGGATGACGAGATCTCCAGAAACATAGTGGGGCTTGCTCGAACCCGTCCTGACATTTTTGGTACGACAGAGGAAGAAGTCTCCAATGCTGTAAAGGCAGAGattgagaagaagaaagaggatCAACCCAAGCAGGTTATATGGGATGGTCACACTGGAAGTATTGGACGCACTGCAAACCAAGCCATGACTCAGAATCTGAATGGGGAGGATCTGAATGATGCTGCTAATAATGATGCTAGGACCCTCCCTGGTCCTGCTGCTCCTCCTCCTCCCAGACCTGGTGTGCCATCAGTACGGCCTCTTCCTCCGCCACCAGGCCTTGCACTGAATCTTCCTCGTGTGCCTCCAAACACGGTCCAATATTCAGCTCCAACTAATAGTGGACTACTTGCACCTCCTCCCCCCAGGCCGCCCATTGTCTCTATGATTCCATCAATCAGGCCAGCACCTCCTCCAATGTCATTAACTTCAGGACAGCAACCCCTCATGTTGAATCGGCCGCCACTTCCAATGCCACCATCAATATCTGTTAATGCACCTAATATTCCTGTACCACCTCCACCTGGGTCTCAGTTCATGCCTATGCCAGTGCCCCGTTCTTTTGTACCTCTCCCTGTTCCTCCTCCTGCCATGCATATGATTCAGCCTCCGCCATTGCCTCAAGGTGTGCCTCCTCCGCCACCTCCTGAGGAAGCTCCACCACCACTGCCTGAAGAACCTGAACCAAAGAGGCAGAGGCTTGATGATTCTCTGCTTATTCCTGAAGACCAGTTTTTGGCTCAACATCCA GGACCAGTTCGGATCACTGTATCTGTTCCCAATGTTGATGAAGGGAACCTTAAAGGGCAACTTCTGGAGATTACAGTACAGTCCTTATCTGAAACTGTCGGTAGCTTGAAGGAGAAAATTGCAGGAGAAGTTCAACTGCCAGCAAACAAACAGAAATTAAGTGGAAAAGCTGGTTTTCTAAAGGACAATTTATCACTTGCTTATTACAATGTTGCAGCAGGAGAACCACTTGCTCTTTCTCTAAGAGAACGTGGTGGTAGAAAGAGATGA
- the LOC100254406 gene encoding cytochrome P450 86B1, with protein MINPSSNFTPLPSHGIARNFVSRRLLFLPEIQVMEVLVALIVFVAIHSLRQRKRHGLPVWPFLGMLPSLVGGLRTDMYEWISGVLCRRNGTFVFKGPWFSSLNCVVTSDPRNIEHLLKGKFSNFPKGAYFRNTVRDLLGDGIFSADDETWQRQRKTASIEFHSAKFRKLTIESLLVLVHSRLLPVLEDSVKNSASIDLQDVLLRLTFDNVCMIAFGVDPGCLRLGLPEIPFARAFEDATEATVLRFVTPTCIWKAMRHLNIGTEKNLKISIMGVDKFANEVITTRKKELSLQCDDKNQRSDLLSIFMGLKDENGQPFSDKFLRDICVNFILAGRDTSSVALSWFFWLLDRNPAVEERIMAEICRMVGERKGEEEGDGLIFKAEEVKKMEYLQAALSEALRLYPSVPVDHKEVIEDDVFPDGTVLKKGTKVVYAIYAMGRMEGIWGKDCREFKPERWLRDGRFMSESAYKFTAFNGGPRLCLGKDFAYYQMKFAAASIIYRYHVKVVENHPVEPKLALTMYMKHGLKVNLIRRHESELQKYLKIRN; from the exons ATGATCAACCCTAGCAGCAACTTCACCCCTCTTCCCTCTCATGGCATCGCCCGGAACTTCGTTTCCCGGCGACTCCTCTTCTTGCCTGAGATCCAAGTGATGGAGGTTCTTGTGGCTCTCATTGTGTTTGTGGCTATACATTCCCTAAGGCAAAGGAAGCGCCATGGCCTGCCGGTTTGGCCTTTTCTTGGGATGTTGCCTTCTCTTGTTGGGGGTCTCCGGACCGACATGTATGAATGGATTTCCGGCGTTCTTTGCCGTCGGAATGGGACGTTTGTGTTTAAGGGTCCTTGGTTTAGCAGCCTCAACTGTGTGGTCACTTCGGATCCTCGCAACATAGAGCATCTCCTCAAGGGTAAATTCTCTAACTTCCCCAAAGGAGCCTACTTTAGAAACACGGTCAGAGACCTGCTCGGGGACGGCATATTTAGCGCCGACGATGAGACCTGGCAGCGCCAGAGGAAGACGGCAAGCATTGAGTTCCACTCGGCGAAGTTCCGAAAACTCACCATTGAGTCGCTGTTGGTGCTGGTCCACTCCAGACTCCTCCCAGTGCTTGAAGATTCAGTCAAAAACTCAGCCTCTATCGACCTCCAAGACGTGCTCTTGAGGCTCACCTTCGACAATGTCTGTATGATAGCATTTGGCGTCGACCCCGGGTGTCTCCGCCTAGGCCTACCGGAAATTCCATTTGCTCGAGCATTCGAGGACGCCACAGAAGCCACGGTTCTTCGCTTCGTTACACCCACATGCATATGGAAGGCCATGAGGCACCTCAACATAGGCACCGAGAAGAACCTCAAGATATCGATAATGGGGGTCGATAAATTTGCAAATGAAGTGATCACAACAAGGAAGAAGGAGCTTTCGTTACAGTGTGACGACAAGAACCAGAGGTCCGATCTGTTGTCAATCTTCATGGGGTTGAAGGATGAAAATGGACAGCCATTTTCGGACAAATTTTTGAGGGATATATGCGTGAACTTCATACTTGCCGGTAGAGACACTTCCTCGGTGGCGCTGAGTTGGTTTTTCTGGCTCCTTGATCGGAATCCGGCGGTGGAGGAGAGGATCATGGCGGAGATATGCAGGATGGTGGGTGAAAGGAAAGGTGAAGAAGAGGGAGATGGTTTGATATTCAAGGCTGAGGAGGTGAAGAAAATGGAGTATCTGCAAGCTGCTCTATCAGAGGCACTCAGGTTGTATCCATCAGTGCCTGTGGATCACAAAGAG GTGATTGAAGACGATGTATTTCCAGATGGGACTGTGTTAAAGAAAGGAACCAAAGTGGTGTATGCCATTTATGCCATGGGAAGAATGGAGGGGATATGGGGAAAGGATTGCAGGGAGTTCAAGCCCGAGAGGTGGCTCCGAGACGGCCGGTTCATGAGCGAGTCAGCCTACAAGTTCACCGCCTTCAATGGCGGACCTCGGCTTTGCCTAGGGAAAGATTTTGCTTACTATCAGATGAAATTCGCTGCTGCGTCTATAATATACCGTTACCATGTCAAGGTGGTGGAAAATCATCCAGTTGAGCCGAAGCTTGCATTGACAATGTACATGAAGCATGGGTTGAAGGTGAATCTGATCCGGCGCCATGAGTCTGAGCTCCAGAAGTACCTGAAAATCAGAAACTAA